GAACTTCAATCGTTTAACCTTAGACGTGAACACGCCGGTGAATAAAGAAAAGACCATGTTGTTCCGTGTAAATGGCGCCACTACCTTTGAACAGAGCTTCCAGGATATGGGCTTTACCAAAAGTCTGAGTCTTGCTCCAAGCTTCTCTTACCAGATCAATGACCGTTTGTCTTTATTACTGGATGTAGAATTCGGACAGGCAAAAGGTACGTCTGTAGTACGTTTTAATCCTTATACCGGTGGTACGAAAAATATCTCCATTGCCACTATGGGATTCCCTTACAACAAAATGTTCCTCAGCAATGATATTGCCTACAATACACAAATGCTGAACATCTTTGCACAGGTGAATTATAAAATATCAGAACACTGGACATCACAAACGATTGTTTCCCGTGCCAGGTCCTCTATAAATGGCTATATTACAGCGCTTAACGGCCGCACCGACTCTACGCTGCGTGCCAATGTCATGAAAGGTTATACCGCCTTTATTGCAACTGATATCCAGCAGAACTTTATCGGCGACTTCAAAATAGGTAATTTCCGTAACCGCCTGGTACTGGGGCTGGACTATTACAACAACTCCAACTCCTTCGACAGGATTGCAGTGAATGGCCCTACCGTCAACTTCATTCATCCCGGCACAGCGTATAAGGTATACAGTTACCAGATTGATTCCTTATTGCCTACCGGTACGCCACGTGCAGAGAATAACGGCGATAACAGCTATGCGGCTTATTTCTCCGATGTGTTCAATTTTACGGACAGGCTGATGGCCATGGTGAGTTTGCGTGTAGACCATTACCGTAACCAGGGTGTTTATAATATCGCGAAAGGTGTTACTACCGGCAACTACAACCAGACATCCCTGTCTCCAAAGCTGGGCCTGGTGTATGAAGTGGTAAAAGATCGTGTATCCGTGTTCGGTAACTATATGAACGGCTTTTTCAACAAAGCGGGTTCCGATGCACAGGGCAATAGCTTTAAACCGGAACAGGGCAACCAGCTGGAATACGGTGTGAAGGCGGATGTATGGGACCACAAGCTGGTGGGTACCGTGAGCGTATATGATATCCAGGTGAAGAATGTACTGCGTACAGACCCTAATGATGTCAACTACCAGATACAGGATGGAACACAACGTAGCAAAGGCGTTGAGGCCGAAGTTACCGCCAATCCCGTTGCAGGACTGAACATCGTGGCTGGTTACGCTTATAACGACAGTAAATACACGAAAGCTGATTCCACTGTGCAAGGGCTGCGTCCTGCATTGTCTGGCCCGGCTAATATGTGGAATTTCTGGGTAAGCTACCGCCTGACCAAAGGTAAGCTGAATGGCCTTGGCCTTGGCTTTGGAGGAAATGCGGGGAGCATGTCTTACCAGACCAATACACAGAAAGTGCAGATAACTATTCCGAGCTATGTAATGTTAGATGCGTCTATCTTCTATGAGCAGCCTAAATTCAGGGTAGGCGTTAAGGTAGATAATCTTACCAGTGAGCAGGCATGGTCGGTAAGGCTTACGCCGCAGCCTCCGGCAAGGTTCCTGGGTACCTTTGCATTGAAATTCTAATACCAGTTATTCTTAAATATCTTTGAATTGCAGGAGCGTGTCTGTTATACAGACGCGCTCCTGCCGTTTGTGGGGAAGAAGGGAAGTGTAATGCCGTTATTGCTGCGGTAAGGCATGCTATTTTGTATGGAATTTAAAATTTGAAGTAAGCCATGCAAGATTACCCATCTTTACACTATCCATTTGAGGAAAGGTCGAACCCTAATGAAGCGAGGCTGGAAGCTGTTGTCGCCGAGTGGATTGACAATTATAAATTTCTTGACAGCGAAAAGAAAGCATATTATAAACGCTGCAGCTTTGGTATGATCACGTCCTGTTTTTATCCAAATGCGCCATGGGAAACACTTTTGATAGGGGCGAGGTTAGTGGTGCTGTTATTTATTCATGATGATATAACAGACGAATTGAGTGTGGCGGCACTCAGGCCGTATTTATTTAAAAGTGAGTCCATTATGGCAGGCCATGATGTAAGCCATGACCCGGCAGGGATTTACCAGGAATTTTTATTGTTCAGGAATAGCATGCAAAATCTGGTAACTGTTGAATGGCTGCAGCGATGGAACAACGGTCTTTCCTATTTCTATGATGGCATTATAACGGAACGATATTTTATGGACAAAAAGGCGTGTCCGACAATTGATCATTACCTCTTTATACGGGAGCATCTCATTGGGATGTATATTTTCCAGGATCTCGTAGAATTGTACCTGCCGGAATTACTGCCTTATCAAATCATTTCTCACCCGCACACGCGGCAGATAAGGCAGGTAGCTGCACGTATCATTGCCTGGTGTAATGATTATTTTTCAGCGGCAAAAGAATTGGAAAGTGGCCAGCTGATGAATCTTGTCATCGTCATATTAAGAGAACGGAATTGTAGTCTTGAAGAAGCCTATTTTATTGCGGAGCAAATCCATGCGGCGGATGTCAGCAAGTTTTTGGCTTTGGAAGAAACAGCACCTGATTTTGGGCATTATAACGATAGTTATAAAATCTATATCAATGAGTTAAAGCTGATGTTTAAAGGCAATTACAGGTGGCATGCCTCTTCCGCACGCTATCAACCATCATAGGTAGAAATTAAGTTTTTCCCTGCGAATTGATTAATAATATGTTAGCTTTTTGAATCTATTTCAACAAAAAAATATTTTTAGATATTTAGATAAATGTCTAAATTAGTGTTTAGATAGTTGTCTAAATATCTTTTTTATGAACAACATTTTTAAGGCGCTGAATGACCAGACGCGCCGCGACATATTAGCCCTGCTGAAGCAGGGAGACCTCACCGCAGGCGAGATTGCGGACCATTTCGATTTTTCCAGGCCTACGATTTCCCATCACCTGGATTTGCTGAAGCAGGCAGAGTTGATCACGAGTGAGAAGAAGGGGCAGTTTATCACGTATTCGCTGAATACAACAGTGATGGATGAATTACTCAAGTGGATGATGCAGTTTTCGGACAGTTCCTTTTCTTTCAAACCAGCAAAAAAGGTAAAATATGAAGGGAAATAAATGGAGAAGCGAATGGCTTTCCCTGCTGATCATGGCTACGCCTTTCCTGGTATATCTCTGGCTTGCACCATCGTTGCCCCCGAAAATACCTGCGCATTACAGCTTTACCAGTCATGGACTGGTGGTAGACCGTTATTCGGCGCCGCTGACCAATCTGTTATCGATTTTTCCTGCGATGCTGTTGTTATGGGCATTGTTCACCTTTTTGCAACGCGGTATGTATACGCAGCTGATTAGTTTACCACAGTTCTTCCGCGCTAAATACGGGATCAAAATAGCAGTACTGTCACTGCTGGCGGCTATCCCTGTTTTAGAAATGCTGAGGGCGGCCAACATTATACCGCATGGTACTGGTGAAAAAAGTAATTACTGGATGGTTGGCATCGTGCTTTTACTGGCAAATGCATTGGTGTTTGCGGTATTTAAGATAGGCCAGCGCAGTATTTCCAATACTGCGATCCATTATAAATATTACAATATACTATGGGTGGGTTCACATGTGGTCATGTCTGCAGGACCTTTATGCGCCATCTTCGCGCCTGATCTTTTTAATATTGAAAAGCTGATACCGCAGCTGATGCTGGTATTCCTGGCGGTGATGGGTAATCTGCTGTATAGTGTGAAGCCCAACAGTATGCTGGGGATTCGCACCCCCTGGACATTCAGCAGTGAGGTGGTTTGGCGTAAAACGCATCACCTGGGCGGTGTATTGTTGTTTGCCGGCGGACTTACCGGCTTTGTACTATCGCTGTTTCTGGCGGCCTCCAGTACGAAATATCTATTTATTTCCATTGTACTGATTACTACTTTGATCCCCGTATTTTATTCCTGGTACCTCTATCGTCAACAAGTTAATTCCTGATTATGCGCTTACTGAAAATCCTCGTTTTAATTTTATTTACTACTAACGTTTATGCACAAACGAAAGATATAGCAGTTGATTTTTGTAATCAGTTGTCAAGAGAAAACTGGACAGCGGCCTATAACATGATGGATTCCAGGGCGATGGCGGGTGTTAATAGTGAGGTGTTGCGTACGGCCTGGAACAAAATAACGCAACAGTATGGAAAGTGGGAACAGTTGGGTGAAATACGTGAAATGGGCAGGCAGGGCCTTTTTGAGCAGGTACAGGTGACTAATATTTTCGAGCGCAACTCGCTGGTGATGAATATTGTTGTTACGCCGGAACGTAAAATAACCGGCTTCACTATCGCAAAGGTTTTGTCGAAGGTTTTACTGCGTGCAGGTGAAGTTATTGATACCGTACAGGCTATTGATGGTACTGTATTATATGGTACGTTACAGCAGCCGGCGGCAGCCGCTAAAGGGCCGGTGGTACTGATCATAGCAGGATCGGGCCCGGTGGATAGAAACGGAGATGTGGGACTGATGGAAGCCGCTTTTCAGCATTCCTATATGCAGCTGGCAGATGGATTGGCAGCCAATGGTATTGCTTCCCTGCGGTTCGATAAACGGGCAATAGGAGAGAGCGCAGCAACGAAAAAGTCGCTGACACAATTATCATTGGATGATTATGTCAGTGATGCTGCTGACTGGGTGCGGTATCTGCGTAATTCGGGGAAATATAGCAGTGTTATTATTGCCGGCCATAGTGAAGGTTCGCTGATAGGAATGGCAGTAGCTGCATTGCAGCCCTATGATGCGTTTATCTCTATATCCGGTGCTGGTGAACCTTTGACAGAGGTTGTTACCGCGCAGGTGAGTAAGTTAATTTCTCCCGAAAGTGCATTGAAGGCAAAGGGAATCTTTGCAGAGCTGAAGTACGGACAGACGCCTGCTACTGTTTCACCGGAGTTGCAAAGTATACTGAATCCTGCTACC
This window of the Chitinophaga sp. Cy-1792 genome carries:
- a CDS encoding SdpI family protein; the protein is MKGNKWRSEWLSLLIMATPFLVYLWLAPSLPPKIPAHYSFTSHGLVVDRYSAPLTNLLSIFPAMLLLWALFTFLQRGMYTQLISLPQFFRAKYGIKIAVLSLLAAIPVLEMLRAANIIPHGTGEKSNYWMVGIVLLLANALVFAVFKIGQRSISNTAIHYKYYNILWVGSHVVMSAGPLCAIFAPDLFNIEKLIPQLMLVFLAVMGNLLYSVKPNSMLGIRTPWTFSSEVVWRKTHHLGGVLLFAGGLTGFVLSLFLAASSTKYLFISIVLITTLIPVFYSWYLYRQQVNS
- a CDS encoding TonB-dependent receptor, which encodes MPTLLRNILLFLFLSFPVLTFAQSDDKTFAGGVLTGKVSSNTGQPLELVSVTIVQLDKGTLTDNDGHYKFEGVPAGHYILRIQLLGAAEKDFQVDIETGKTVTLDYRLPKENIQALQEVRVVGNVNGLSKKESYYISRLPLKNLENPQVYNIVPKELIQQQMAVDLGSVSKNVPGAGIPMIANQGRVTFRSRGFETEPNARNGVAGQAFSSIDNANLERIEAIKGPSATLFGTNVSSSYGGLYNRVTKKPYNGFGGEVAYTGGSWNFNRLTLDVNTPVNKEKTMLFRVNGATTFEQSFQDMGFTKSLSLAPSFSYQINDRLSLLLDVEFGQAKGTSVVRFNPYTGGTKNISIATMGFPYNKMFLSNDIAYNTQMLNIFAQVNYKISEHWTSQTIVSRARSSINGYITALNGRTDSTLRANVMKGYTAFIATDIQQNFIGDFKIGNFRNRLVLGLDYYNNSNSFDRIAVNGPTVNFIHPGTAYKVYSYQIDSLLPTGTPRAENNGDNSYAAYFSDVFNFTDRLMAMVSLRVDHYRNQGVYNIAKGVTTGNYNQTSLSPKLGLVYEVVKDRVSVFGNYMNGFFNKAGSDAQGNSFKPEQGNQLEYGVKADVWDHKLVGTVSVYDIQVKNVLRTDPNDVNYQIQDGTQRSKGVEAEVTANPVAGLNIVAGYAYNDSKYTKADSTVQGLRPALSGPANMWNFWVSYRLTKGKLNGLGLGFGGNAGSMSYQTNTQKVQITIPSYVMLDASIFYEQPKFRVGVKVDNLTSEQAWSVRLTPQPPARFLGTFALKF
- a CDS encoding autorepressor SdpR family transcription factor — translated: MNNIFKALNDQTRRDILALLKQGDLTAGEIADHFDFSRPTISHHLDLLKQAELITSEKKGQFITYSLNTTVMDELLKWMMQFSDSSFSFKPAKKVKYEGK
- a CDS encoding serine aminopeptidase domain-containing protein; the encoded protein is MRLLKILVLILFTTNVYAQTKDIAVDFCNQLSRENWTAAYNMMDSRAMAGVNSEVLRTAWNKITQQYGKWEQLGEIREMGRQGLFEQVQVTNIFERNSLVMNIVVTPERKITGFTIAKVLSKVLLRAGEVIDTVQAIDGTVLYGTLQQPAAAAKGPVVLIIAGSGPVDRNGDVGLMEAAFQHSYMQLADGLAANGIASLRFDKRAIGESAATKKSLTQLSLDDYVSDAADWVRYLRNSGKYSSVIIAGHSEGSLIGMAVAALQPYDAFISISGAGEPLTEVVTAQVSKLISPESALKAKGIFAELKYGQTPATVSPELQSILNPATYAYWRSSFHYVPCELIGHLTMPVLIINGTKDTQVPPEQATYLHDCLPGSKLLLIKDMVHPLKDAAMIGVNQKEALPLHVDLIPAMVAFIRQQP